One stretch of Paenibacillus sp. FSL R5-0341 DNA includes these proteins:
- a CDS encoding rhamnulokinase family protein — translation MGNQATHVLAADYGAGSGRVVRGSFDGSRLSLQEVHRFNNEPVQLGDGLYWDFLRLFHELKQGIVKGTQGVSPSVRSIAVDTWGVDYGLVDGAGRLCSNPRHYREAHNAQWMEEVLHMVKEEELYAMSGVLPQQINTVFQLLGSVREQAEGLRPDVRMLFMPDLFHYYLSGKQACEYTIASTSGLLHAGEARWNENLIGRLGIPETLFPKLVQPGTVLGDLTNELCAELRTGPMQVVSVGSHDTASALAAIPAMDSDFAFISCGTWSLMGVERDTPVLDDRSRALGFTNEGTVNGKVRTLKNRSGLWLLQECKRQWERENQLFTHEELVQLATLATPHQCYVSPGDGVYMAPGNMAERIRQQCSLSGQTVPETTGAIVRCILESLALEFRQTLDELQLITGTRPGVIHMVGGGVHNRLLCQFTANAAGVPVVAGPAEATSAGNCMLQFLAHGEVSSLAEVREAMSVSFSPETYEPEDAELWQEAYENYQSLNQIKR, via the coding sequence ATGGGCAATCAAGCAACACATGTGCTTGCTGCCGATTACGGCGCCGGTAGTGGACGCGTAGTCCGGGGTTCTTTTGATGGAAGCAGACTCTCGTTACAAGAAGTGCATCGATTCAACAACGAACCCGTGCAGCTGGGAGACGGATTGTATTGGGATTTCTTGCGACTTTTTCATGAATTAAAACAAGGCATTGTGAAAGGGACGCAAGGCGTCTCTCCATCGGTCCGTTCTATAGCAGTGGATACATGGGGAGTGGACTATGGACTGGTAGATGGTGCGGGAAGATTATGCTCTAACCCGCGTCATTATCGGGAAGCACACAACGCACAGTGGATGGAAGAAGTACTGCACATGGTGAAAGAAGAAGAACTGTATGCCATGTCCGGCGTTTTGCCGCAGCAGATCAATACAGTATTTCAACTGCTAGGCAGTGTACGAGAGCAGGCCGAAGGTTTGCGTCCGGATGTGCGCATGTTATTTATGCCGGATTTATTTCACTATTATCTATCCGGTAAGCAGGCTTGTGAGTATACGATTGCAAGTACCAGTGGGCTGTTGCATGCAGGCGAGGCGCGTTGGAATGAAAATCTGATCGGACGTCTCGGTATACCGGAAACATTATTTCCAAAACTCGTTCAACCGGGTACCGTGCTGGGCGATCTAACAAATGAGTTGTGTGCCGAGTTACGAACTGGACCGATGCAGGTAGTCTCTGTGGGATCACATGATACGGCATCTGCCTTGGCAGCGATTCCTGCGATGGATTCGGACTTCGCTTTTATCAGTTGTGGAACCTGGTCTCTTATGGGTGTGGAGCGAGATACACCTGTATTGGATGACCGAAGTCGTGCATTAGGATTCACCAATGAAGGGACCGTGAATGGCAAAGTACGTACCCTGAAAAATCGTTCAGGCCTGTGGCTGCTACAGGAATGCAAACGGCAATGGGAGCGGGAGAATCAACTTTTCACACATGAAGAACTGGTCCAGCTGGCTACCTTGGCAACGCCGCATCAATGTTACGTGTCGCCGGGAGATGGGGTGTATATGGCGCCAGGGAATATGGCTGAACGAATACGGCAACAATGCAGCCTCAGCGGACAGACTGTGCCCGAAACGACTGGAGCGATTGTGCGGTGCATTCTGGAAAGTCTTGCACTGGAATTCAGGCAGACGCTGGATGAATTGCAGTTGATCACAGGTACAAGACCTGGTGTAATTCATATGGTTGGTGGCGGTGTGCACAATCGTCTACTATGCCAGTTCACGGCTAATGCAGCTGGTGTTCCGGTGGTGGCGGGCCCGGCAGAGGCGACTTCAGCCGGGAATTGCATGCTGCAATTCCTTGCACATGGAGAAGTAAGTAGCTTGGCTGAGGTTCGAGAGGCTATGTCTGTTTCCTTCTCCCCCGAGACCTATGAGCCAGAGGATGCAGAACTGTGGCAGGAAGCTTATGAAAACTACCAAAGTCTGAATCAAATCAAAAGGTAA
- a CDS encoding L-fucose isomerase, whose protein sequence is MTHQDYRYKQAFPKIGIRPTIDGRRKGVRESLEEQTMTMATSVAELLAAELRYPDGSAVECVVAETCIGGVAEAAAASELFSRSNVGVTITVTPCWCYGTETMDMSPSIPTAIWGFNGTERPGAVYLAAVLSAHAQKGIPAFGIYGEDVQDGGDTTIPDDVREKLLRFSRAGLAAATLKGQAYLSIGSVSMGIAGSIVNDSFFQEYLGMRNEYVDMSELTRRIEEEIYDPEEYKLALAWVKENCSEGPDNNAAHLQTDRKRKEYEWETVVKMTQIVRDLMAGNPRLAELGFTEESMGHHAIVSGFQGQRQWTDHSPNGDFLESILNSSFDWNGKRAPYLVATENDSLNGVSMLFGSLLTHTAQIFADVRTYWSPDSVQRVTGHQLEGNAKDGILHLINSGSAALDGTGQQSRDGKPVLKPFWEITDEEVQDCLKATSWRPASVEYFRGGGYSADFLTKGGMPVTMTRLNLVKGLGPVLQIAQGYTVDLPEDVHDTLDQRTDPTWPSTWFAPVLTGSGAFTSVYEVMNQWGANHGSISYGHIGADLITLASMLRIPVNMHNVPDTEIFRPRAWGLFGTSEPESADYRACSVFGPLYR, encoded by the coding sequence ATGACACATCAGGATTATCGTTATAAGCAGGCTTTCCCCAAGATTGGTATTCGTCCCACGATTGATGGAAGACGCAAAGGTGTCCGTGAGTCACTGGAAGAGCAAACGATGACGATGGCGACGTCTGTTGCCGAGTTGCTTGCAGCAGAACTACGTTATCCGGACGGGTCCGCAGTGGAGTGTGTTGTGGCTGAGACCTGTATTGGCGGGGTGGCCGAGGCGGCCGCAGCGTCAGAATTGTTCAGTCGTTCGAACGTTGGCGTAACGATCACCGTGACACCATGCTGGTGTTATGGTACGGAAACGATGGATATGTCGCCATCCATTCCTACAGCCATCTGGGGTTTTAACGGGACTGAGCGTCCGGGTGCAGTATATCTGGCAGCGGTACTCTCTGCCCATGCACAGAAGGGGATTCCGGCCTTTGGGATCTATGGAGAGGATGTGCAGGACGGCGGGGATACTACGATTCCCGATGACGTGCGTGAGAAATTGCTCCGGTTCAGCCGTGCAGGTCTTGCAGCCGCAACCTTAAAAGGGCAAGCCTATCTGTCTATTGGATCAGTATCCATGGGGATTGCAGGTTCCATTGTGAACGATTCATTTTTCCAGGAGTATCTGGGCATGCGCAATGAATACGTGGATATGAGCGAACTCACTCGCCGTATCGAAGAAGAAATCTACGACCCCGAGGAGTATAAGCTCGCACTAGCCTGGGTGAAGGAGAACTGTAGCGAAGGCCCGGACAACAACGCTGCCCATCTGCAAACGGATCGCAAACGCAAAGAGTACGAATGGGAAACCGTGGTGAAAATGACCCAAATTGTACGTGACCTCATGGCGGGCAATCCGAGATTGGCTGAGCTTGGGTTCACAGAGGAATCGATGGGCCACCACGCGATTGTATCCGGCTTCCAAGGGCAACGACAGTGGACAGATCATTCTCCGAACGGAGATTTTCTTGAATCGATATTAAATTCTTCCTTTGACTGGAACGGCAAACGTGCGCCTTATCTGGTTGCAACAGAGAATGATAGCTTGAATGGAGTGTCCATGTTGTTTGGTTCGCTACTGACACATACGGCACAGATTTTTGCTGATGTGCGTACGTATTGGAGTCCGGATTCAGTACAGCGTGTGACGGGACACCAGTTGGAAGGAAACGCGAAGGATGGCATCCTGCATCTGATTAACTCCGGTTCCGCAGCTTTGGATGGCACAGGACAACAGTCCAGAGACGGGAAGCCTGTCCTCAAGCCTTTCTGGGAAATTACAGATGAGGAAGTTCAGGACTGTCTGAAAGCAACATCGTGGAGACCGGCATCCGTAGAGTATTTCCGTGGGGGCGGCTATTCAGCGGATTTCCTGACTAAAGGCGGCATGCCTGTAACGATGACACGTCTGAATCTGGTCAAAGGACTGGGGCCGGTGTTGCAAATCGCTCAGGGTTATACGGTCGATCTGCCTGAAGATGTGCATGATACGCTGGATCAGCGGACAGATCCAACATGGCCATCCACCTGGTTTGCACCTGTTTTAACTGGATCGGGAGCGTTTACTTCCGTATACGAAGTCATGAATCAATGGGGCGCCAACCATGGCTCCATCTCGTATGGACACATCGGTGCAGATCTGATTACGCTCGCTTCCATGCTTCGCATTCCGGTCAATATGCATAATGTACCTGACACGGAAATTTTCCGTCCGCGTGCGTGGGGATTGTTCGGCACAAGTGAGCCGGAGAGCGCAGACTACCGTGCTTGCAGTGTGTTTGGTCCGTTGTATCGTTAA
- a CDS encoding LacI family DNA-binding transcriptional regulator → MITIYDIAKKANVSAMTVSKVINHTGRISTATRERVQQVIDELGYIPNSNARSLVLQRTQMLSLLITDITNPFYTTLARGAEDAAHLRGYRLLFGNSDEDYNKEKDYVDAILSTRVDGVLYAPAGDRSLPHLKQLQERHIPFVFLDRTVPGITSDIIAGDSREGAIDLIRYLVQLGHRRIALVNGSSEVSTARLREEGYIEGLREVGADIDPELVLRTGYRDFSDEEGLDRLLSQPDQPTAIFAANNMLAIGVIRLLRKRGLRVPEDISVVCFDDLDLASAFDPFLTVAAQPAYDFGFQGVQMLIDRIEGKAPSEAQTVILPSELRIRASASAPREQK, encoded by the coding sequence ATGATTACCATTTACGATATTGCCAAAAAAGCCAATGTCTCCGCCATGACGGTCTCCAAGGTCATTAATCATACAGGCCGCATAAGTACCGCGACACGTGAACGTGTGCAACAGGTGATCGACGAACTTGGCTACATCCCGAACTCCAATGCGCGCAGCCTTGTGCTTCAACGAACCCAAATGCTTTCATTGCTCATTACGGATATTACTAACCCTTTTTATACAACCCTGGCCCGTGGTGCTGAAGATGCAGCCCATCTTCGTGGGTACCGTCTTTTATTCGGCAATAGTGACGAGGATTATAATAAGGAAAAGGATTACGTGGATGCGATTCTGTCTACTCGCGTGGATGGTGTACTCTATGCCCCTGCGGGGGATCGTTCTCTTCCTCATCTGAAACAGTTGCAGGAACGTCATATTCCGTTTGTCTTTCTGGACCGAACCGTTCCTGGCATTACGTCAGATATCATTGCCGGAGATAGCCGGGAAGGCGCGATTGATCTGATCCGATATCTGGTGCAATTGGGGCATCGGCGCATTGCACTGGTCAATGGTTCTTCGGAAGTTTCTACCGCCAGACTGCGAGAGGAAGGTTATATAGAGGGTTTGCGTGAGGTTGGAGCAGATATTGATCCCGAGCTTGTCCTTCGAACCGGGTACCGGGATTTCAGCGATGAAGAGGGATTGGATCGACTACTCTCTCAACCGGATCAACCAACAGCCATTTTTGCAGCTAATAACATGCTGGCGATTGGAGTCATTCGACTTTTGCGCAAACGGGGACTACGTGTGCCAGAAGACATCTCTGTCGTGTGTTTCGACGATCTGGATCTGGCTTCTGCATTTGATCCTTTCCTGACTGTAGCCGCACAGCCAGCATATGACTTTGGGTTTCAGGGCGTACAGATGCTGATTGACCGAATTGAGGGCAAGGCCCCTTCCGAAGCCCAAACCGTCATTCTACCGTCAGAACTGCGCATACGTGCCTCTGCCTCTGCCCCACGTGAGCAAAAATAA